In a single window of the Oncorhynchus nerka isolate Pitt River unplaced genomic scaffold, Oner_Uvic_2.0 unplaced_scaffold_3670, whole genome shotgun sequence genome:
- the LOC135566739 gene encoding gastrula zinc finger protein XlCGF17.1-like: protein MTCISHQLTGSFDIHTGYHVETFSTPREQQQEDQRAKRSHHCPHCEEIFPFLSKLKIHLKIHTGEKPYSCSDCGKCFTTSTDLKLHQRTHTGEKPYSCSDCGASFSHLGTLKTHQRIHTGEKPYSCSDCGKCFTTSTDLKVHQRTHTGEKPYSCSDCGKGFTTSTYLKVHQRTHTGEKPYFCSDCGERFSQMSSLKAHKQVHTGEKPYSCSECGVSFSRLDTLKTHQRIHTGEKPYFCPECGKSFSLSSNLKSHKRIHTGEKPYSCSDCGVSFSRLDTLKTHQHIHTGEKPYFCPECGERFSQKTTLKAHQLIHTGEKPYF from the coding sequence atgacaTGTATATCACACCAACTGACTGGTTCTTTTGATATTCACACAGGATACCACGTTGAGACATTCTCTACACCCAGAGAGCAACAGCAGGAAGATCAGAGAGCTAAGAGGTCTCATCACTGCCCACATTGTGAAGAGATTTTCCCATTTCTATCAAAGCTAAAAATACACCtaaaaatacacacaggagagaagccatacTCCTGCTCAGACTGTGGAAAATGCTTCACAACATCAACTGATCTAAAacttcaccagagaacacacaccggagagaagccatactcctgctctgactgtggggcgaGTTTCTCCCATCTGGGCACcttaaaaacacaccaacgtatacacacaggagagaagccttactcctgctctgactgtggaaaatgcttcACAACATCAACTGATCTAAAAGTTCATcaaagaacacacactggagagaagccttactcctgctctgactgtggaaaaggCTTCACAACGTCAACTTAtctaaaagttcatcagagaacacacacaggagaaaagccttactTCTGTTCTGACTGTGGGGAGAGATTCTCTCAAATGAGCAGCTTAAAAGCACACAAACAAGTACatactggagagaagccttactcctgctctgagtGTGGGGTGAGTTTCTCTCGACTGGACACcttaaaaacacaccaacgtatccatacaggagaaaagccttactTCTGCCctgaatgtgggaagagtttctccCTATCGAGTAACTTGAAATCACATaaacgtatacatacaggagagaagccttactcctgctctgactgtggggtgAGTTTCTCTCGACTGGATACCTTAAAAACACACCAACATATCcatacaggagaaaagccttactTCTGCCCTGAATGTGGGGAGAGAT